Proteins co-encoded in one Desulfitobacterium hafniense DCB-2 genomic window:
- a CDS encoding EutN/CcmL family microcompartment protein, whose translation MILAYVLGNVWSTRKEEALKGFKFLVVQPVTLTYEESGRPRFEKYGNTLIAADRIGAGETEIVMIASGSSARQSLEDQRAPIDAVVIGIIDKETFQG comes from the coding sequence ATGATCTTGGCCTATGTTTTGGGGAATGTCTGGTCAACACGAAAAGAAGAAGCTTTAAAAGGGTTTAAATTCCTTGTAGTACAACCGGTGACCTTAACTTATGAAGAGAGCGGGAGACCCCGCTTTGAGAAATACGGAAATACCCTGATTGCAGCCGATCGCATCGGAGCAGGAGAAACGGAAATTGTCATGATCGCCAGCGGCTCATCGGCTCGGCAAAGCCTGGAGGATCAGCGCGCTCCCATCGATGCTGTGGTTATCGGGATCATTGACAAAGAAACGTTCCAAGGGTGA
- the eutL gene encoding ethanolamine utilization microcompartment protein EutL: MIEAVKPKVLATRLIPNVAPELAGQLGLAQYQRSIGMITCNIDDSTYVALDEATKKADVAVVYAKSFYAGAAHASGPRSGEVIGILAAANPADVRAGIDACIAYLENEAFFYSHDGGKTAWFPHTISSTGSYLSQIAGIPEGEPLAYLIAPPLEAIYGIDAALKAADVAMKVLYGPPTETNFGGALLTGTQSACRAACEDFQRAVIDVAENGMKY; encoded by the coding sequence ATGATAGAGGCTGTTAAACCCAAGGTATTAGCGACCCGTTTAATTCCCAATGTAGCACCGGAACTGGCCGGCCAGCTCGGTTTAGCTCAATATCAAAGATCCATAGGCATGATCACTTGCAACATAGACGATTCGACTTATGTTGCTTTGGATGAGGCCACGAAAAAGGCCGATGTCGCCGTGGTTTATGCCAAGAGCTTTTATGCGGGGGCGGCCCATGCCTCCGGACCCCGCTCCGGAGAAGTCATCGGCATCCTGGCAGCTGCCAATCCTGCCGATGTGCGGGCAGGGATTGACGCATGCATTGCTTATTTGGAAAATGAAGCTTTTTTCTATAGCCATGATGGGGGGAAAACCGCGTGGTTTCCTCATACAATCTCCAGTACGGGGAGCTATCTTTCCCAAATAGCCGGGATTCCTGAAGGTGAACCCCTTGCCTATTTGATCGCCCCTCCCCTGGAGGCTATCTATGGTATAGATGCCGCCCTCAAAGCGGCTGATGTGGCGATGAAGGTGCTTTATGGTCCGCCCACCGAAACGAACTTCGGCGGTGCCTTGCTGACGGGTACGCAAAGCGCCTGCCGGGCTGCCTGTGAGGATTTCCAACGAGCGGTCATCGATGTAGCCGAAAACGGAATGAAATATTAA
- a CDS encoding LysR family transcriptional regulator — protein MRLEQLYHLVEVAKYNSISIAAERIYITQPAVSASISKLEDELGVLLFKRTTKGAYPTDIGQTIIEAAEEILQKVDFIKELANTSALAGNVTIATIPSMCDKIMPHVLSFLKEAHPGISVSLHVGESIQVLNHIQSGTADIGIVIMTEEIQEKNIYFEKLFHDEFLIYVGKNSPLANKQSVTLQEALEYPVVAYNDEFSRNNGGITSLLKKYSSPKISFRFDNFEMIKRTVSQGTFISFFPKFMSKNDVYQLSHEIVPIAIQDVTLDITIALIWAKRHVFSAAEKEFIAILKSFCEETIVEDCS, from the coding sequence ATGAGATTGGAACAACTCTATCATCTCGTTGAAGTTGCCAAATATAATTCCATATCCATAGCGGCAGAACGCATCTATATCACTCAGCCTGCGGTTAGTGCATCCATCAGCAAGCTTGAAGATGAATTGGGAGTCCTCTTATTTAAGCGGACCACCAAGGGGGCCTACCCAACGGACATTGGCCAAACCATTATTGAAGCTGCCGAAGAAATACTGCAAAAAGTCGATTTTATTAAAGAGTTGGCCAACACCTCCGCCTTAGCTGGAAATGTCACCATTGCGACCATCCCCAGTATGTGTGATAAAATCATGCCCCATGTCTTGTCTTTTTTGAAAGAAGCTCATCCAGGCATCAGTGTTTCCCTGCACGTTGGCGAGTCAATCCAGGTATTAAACCATATTCAGTCCGGGACGGCGGACATAGGCATCGTTATTATGACTGAAGAAATTCAAGAAAAAAACATTTATTTTGAAAAGCTCTTCCATGATGAATTTCTCATCTATGTCGGAAAAAACTCTCCTCTTGCCAACAAGCAATCCGTTACTCTCCAAGAGGCCCTTGAATATCCGGTTGTAGCCTATAATGATGAATTTTCCAGAAATAACGGAGGCATCACCAGTCTCTTAAAAAAATATTCTTCACCTAAAATTTCATTTCGTTTTGATAACTTCGAAATGATCAAACGAACCGTTTCCCAAGGAACCTTTATCTCATTTTTCCCTAAGTTTATGTCGAAAAACGATGTCTATCAGTTGTCCCATGAAATTGTTCCCATAGCTATTCAAGATGTTACTTTAGATATAACGATTGCTTTAATATGGGCTAAGCGCCACGTCTTTTCTGCCGCTGAGAAGGAATTTATCGCCATTCTTAAATCCTTTTGTGAAGAAACCATCGTTGAAGACTGTTCTTAA
- a CDS encoding IS4-like element ISDha5 family transposase, with amino-acid sequence MLQHNSLPEQHQNQLSLIFSSLKLSQLLRAAGIRKSYGVSSFVVFQIIFQLVFQGRNLFRLLEGSRAESLPGKDVVYRFLNDSRYNWRRFYQLLSLKMVGRFEKLTSAQRIRVFIVDDSVMERERSKKVELLARVFDHVSGRFVRGYTLLTLGWSDGFSFAPLDFTLMSSAKAKNRLCEMREDLDKRSVGYKRRLEAMSPKPDTVVQMLERALKAGFSADYVLMDSWFTHAPLLQKLRDKELHVIGMVKELKQRYLFEGKSLSLRELYARVPKNPKAEILGSVRVHTPSGLALKVVFVQNRNNRREWLAILTTDLSLETTEVVRIYGMRWSIETFFKMAKSHLKLGTEFQGRSFDMMVSHTTIVFTRYLILEWERRENNDERSLGGLFYLFADEVMDLDLKTALRQLMTFVLNLLPNKPENNESLSQLQKWIAALPSYIKALFPQLGCES; translated from the coding sequence ATGTTACAACACAACTCTCTGCCTGAACAGCATCAAAATCAGCTTTCTTTAATTTTTTCTTCCCTTAAGCTTAGTCAGCTGCTTCGAGCCGCTGGGATCCGCAAGTCCTATGGGGTTTCAAGCTTCGTTGTCTTCCAAATCATTTTCCAACTCGTTTTTCAAGGTCGAAATCTGTTTCGGCTGTTAGAAGGAAGCCGGGCAGAATCTCTTCCAGGTAAAGATGTTGTTTATCGGTTTCTCAATGACTCTCGGTATAACTGGAGGCGTTTTTACCAGTTACTCAGCCTCAAGATGGTCGGACGCTTTGAAAAGCTCACCTCTGCGCAGCGTATCCGTGTTTTTATCGTAGATGATTCTGTAATGGAGCGCGAACGAAGCAAGAAAGTTGAACTCTTAGCCCGAGTGTTTGACCATGTTTCGGGCCGCTTTGTTCGCGGTTACACCTTACTAACCTTGGGCTGGTCTGACGGGTTCAGCTTCGCACCCCTTGATTTTACATTGATGAGTTCTGCAAAAGCTAAAAATCGTCTTTGTGAAATGAGAGAGGACTTAGACAAACGCTCCGTAGGCTATAAGCGTCGCCTGGAAGCGATGAGCCCTAAACCGGACACCGTGGTTCAAATGCTTGAACGAGCTCTCAAAGCCGGATTCTCAGCGGATTACGTCCTAATGGATAGTTGGTTTACCCATGCTCCACTTTTGCAAAAGCTAAGGGATAAGGAGCTTCACGTTATTGGAATGGTTAAAGAACTTAAGCAGCGTTATCTCTTTGAAGGAAAATCACTCAGTTTACGAGAGCTCTACGCGAGAGTCCCAAAGAACCCGAAAGCAGAAATACTGGGTTCAGTGCGTGTTCATACCCCTTCAGGCTTAGCTTTAAAAGTTGTTTTCGTCCAGAATCGAAACAACCGAAGAGAGTGGTTAGCGATCTTAACCACCGATCTTTCCTTAGAAACTACTGAAGTCGTAAGAATTTACGGGATGCGTTGGAGTATCGAAACGTTTTTCAAAATGGCCAAATCGCATTTGAAGCTAGGAACTGAATTTCAGGGCCGATCCTTCGATATGATGGTTAGTCACACAACCATAGTCTTTACCCGTTACCTCATCCTGGAGTGGGAACGAAGAGAAAACAATGATGAACGCTCTCTTGGGGGACTCTTTTATCTTTTTGCTGATGAGGTTATGGATTTAGACTTGAAAACAGCACTACGTCAGTTAATGACGTTTGTTCTTAATCTACTACCCAATAAACCAGAGAATAACGAATCACTCAGTCAATTACAAAAGTGGATTGCTGCATTACCCAGTTATATCAAGGCTCTATTCCCTCAACTGGGGTGCGAAAGTTGA
- a CDS encoding ATP-binding protein: MIITERELREIWQKTKGTIITLPEGSVLTPLARDFVRSKQIQIQLEDKAGTAVKKALPQKTNLKGGKPEQMTHLYQNELVSKNHPVIALRGQLDLFQTLLIDTQIGLQAMGELELVRKLEEVAVFARNIMAAEVKRQPFEFKTLWGLTADEIRERSHYPHQYYGVSHSPLSYKQGGTVIKLHQLRAKIREVELYANRAFTDTNGECSRVDLVQALNRLSSAFYVLACEQQIKA; encoded by the coding sequence ATGATCATCACAGAAAGGGAGCTGCGGGAAATCTGGCAAAAGACCAAAGGGACAATCATCACACTTCCGGAGGGGAGTGTGCTCACACCTTTAGCACGGGATTTTGTCCGCTCCAAACAAATACAGATTCAACTGGAAGACAAGGCAGGAACAGCAGTTAAAAAGGCTTTACCCCAAAAAACTAATTTAAAAGGCGGCAAGCCGGAACAAATGACCCATTTATATCAAAATGAACTGGTCAGCAAAAATCATCCGGTCATTGCTCTGCGTGGACAACTGGATCTTTTTCAAACCCTGCTGATCGATACCCAAATAGGCCTTCAGGCCATGGGGGAGTTGGAATTGGTCAGAAAGTTAGAGGAAGTGGCAGTATTTGCCCGGAATATTATGGCGGCCGAAGTCAAAAGGCAGCCCTTTGAATTTAAAACCCTTTGGGGACTGACAGCAGACGAGATCAGGGAACGTTCTCATTATCCCCATCAATATTATGGCGTGTCACATTCCCCCCTGAGCTATAAGCAGGGCGGGACTGTCATCAAGCTCCACCAACTCAGGGCTAAAATCCGCGAAGTAGAACTGTACGCTAACCGGGCCTTTACGGATACGAATGGAGAGTGCAGCCGGGTTGATCTTGTTCAGGCGCTTAATCGCCTGTCAAGCGCATTCTATGTCTTGGCGTGTGAGCAACAAATTAAGGCGTAA
- a CDS encoding methyltetrahydrofolate cobalamin methyltransferase produces the protein MLIVGELINTSRKAINEAVEKRDKAYIQKIAKEQAESGANYIDVNCGTMVYNEVEIMEWLVNAIQEVVEAPLCIDSPDPKALEAGLSLCKFGQPMINSITDEKERVAAVLPLAQKYKAKLVALCMDDTGMPETTEDRMRVVESLYGKLKESGIPDQDIYFDPLVKPISTVNTAGEEVLGTIKAIKAHYPDVHFMCGLSNVSFGLPNRKVLNRLFVVQTMTLGMDGYILNPTDKGMMGTIAAAQALLGQDDYCMNYLTAHRNGLYEGS, from the coding sequence GTGTTAATTGTTGGTGAATTGATCAATACCAGCCGCAAGGCCATTAACGAAGCAGTAGAAAAAAGAGATAAGGCCTATATCCAAAAAATTGCTAAGGAACAGGCAGAATCCGGTGCCAATTACATTGATGTGAACTGCGGCACGATGGTCTATAACGAAGTTGAAATAATGGAGTGGCTTGTCAATGCAATCCAGGAGGTTGTGGAAGCGCCCCTTTGTATTGACAGTCCTGACCCGAAAGCTCTGGAGGCGGGCTTATCCCTTTGCAAGTTCGGACAGCCGATGATTAACTCGATTACAGATGAGAAGGAGCGGGTTGCAGCGGTTCTCCCTCTTGCCCAGAAATACAAAGCCAAATTAGTCGCTTTGTGTATGGATGATACAGGCATGCCGGAAACAACCGAGGATCGGATGCGGGTGGTGGAAAGCCTGTATGGGAAGTTGAAAGAAAGTGGGATACCGGATCAGGATATCTATTTCGATCCTTTGGTAAAACCCATCAGTACGGTAAATACCGCCGGAGAGGAAGTTCTGGGAACGATTAAAGCCATAAAAGCCCACTATCCTGATGTTCACTTTATGTGCGGCTTGAGCAATGTTTCTTTTGGTCTTCCTAACCGCAAAGTGCTTAATCGCCTGTTTGTCGTGCAAACCATGACCTTAGGTATGGATGGCTACATCCTGAATCCAACGGACAAGGGAATGATGGGGACGATTGCAGCAGCTCAGGCTTTATTGGGACAGGATGATTATTGCATGAACTACCTGACGGCCCATCGCAATGGGCTGTATGAAGGCAGTTAA
- a CDS encoding alkaline phosphatase family protein: MKCYGKAKKIALLGLDGADPMFMKKLIAEGKLPNFQKFMESGVVTEDLGMQGALPTITPPNWASLATGAWPNTHGITCFWNHTLGNPLDILDFGWNSELCKAEYIWDAFDRAGKKSIIFNYPTSWPPTNPNAIVVDGTSMFSNLRGYIDYEKIFECSEGDFPIQVIPHEADLSGTDCRVEGEVSELKAEIKNFDGFGYQHPGCVTAEGGSEEEADSAKCDRVIAPIKAAQGWAKAPAGAKEVVLTVNEGQTRRYGLIVADDEKNYNKLQIFVNKQDEKPIGEVVINGWSDWIYDSYHYKGENKPVAYKVKLVELAAEGRSMKFYYSFALDLKPQNYFSPLEIGEELYKAVGPMMQPSNFDRHNDIADTIVLETMEEMYQWQVKAQEYLLKHKEWDLFCSHIHGIDMLNHFYLDYTIPATTPNYERYQAIILKMYQITDTYIGKMMKLFDEETTVVIASDHAAIGRDRHIIHPLIGDMWGFNVGVLGELGYTKLKEVKGKVEIDWENTQAVAQRATYIYINLKGRDPQGIVDPKDYDDLVRRIIDDLYAYRDPQTGKRVISLALNRSDMEYLNMGGPHCGDIFYMMEPEFNRTHGNGLSNMSLNGYSLKCLFMMAGAGVKQGEVINRRVRIVDVVPTLCHLAGAPMAHDVEGGVIYQSLAD; the protein is encoded by the coding sequence ATGAAATGCTACGGAAAAGCTAAAAAAATTGCGTTGCTTGGTTTAGATGGCGCTGATCCGATGTTCATGAAGAAATTGATTGCGGAAGGTAAATTACCCAATTTCCAAAAGTTCATGGAATCGGGTGTTGTGACCGAGGATCTCGGTATGCAGGGGGCTTTGCCCACGATTACCCCCCCGAACTGGGCTTCCCTGGCAACGGGAGCCTGGCCAAATACCCATGGCATTACCTGCTTCTGGAACCATACGCTGGGAAATCCCCTGGACATCCTGGACTTTGGCTGGAATTCAGAGCTTTGTAAGGCGGAGTATATCTGGGATGCCTTCGATCGGGCCGGCAAAAAGAGTATTATCTTCAATTATCCCACCTCATGGCCTCCAACCAACCCTAATGCTATTGTTGTGGATGGCACCAGCATGTTCAGTAACCTTAGAGGTTATATCGACTACGAAAAGATTTTTGAATGCAGCGAAGGTGATTTTCCCATTCAGGTAATACCTCATGAAGCTGACCTTAGCGGTACGGATTGCCGCGTTGAGGGCGAGGTTTCGGAGCTGAAAGCAGAGATCAAGAATTTTGACGGCTTTGGGTATCAGCACCCCGGCTGCGTCACGGCAGAAGGGGGAAGTGAAGAGGAGGCTGATTCGGCAAAATGCGACCGCGTCATTGCCCCGATCAAGGCGGCCCAGGGGTGGGCCAAGGCACCGGCCGGGGCCAAGGAAGTCGTGCTCACTGTGAATGAGGGCCAGACAAGGCGCTATGGCTTAATCGTCGCCGATGATGAAAAGAACTACAATAAATTGCAGATATTTGTGAATAAGCAGGATGAAAAGCCCATCGGTGAGGTCGTGATCAATGGGTGGAGTGATTGGATCTATGACAGCTACCATTATAAAGGGGAAAACAAACCGGTTGCCTATAAAGTCAAGCTGGTAGAACTGGCTGCCGAGGGCAGGAGTATGAAGTTCTATTACTCTTTTGCTCTGGACCTGAAGCCGCAAAACTATTTCAGCCCCCTGGAAATCGGTGAGGAACTGTACAAAGCGGTGGGCCCGATGATGCAGCCCTCGAACTTTGATCGTCATAATGATATCGCGGATACCATCGTCCTGGAGACCATGGAAGAAATGTATCAATGGCAGGTCAAAGCTCAGGAATATCTCCTGAAACATAAGGAATGGGATCTCTTCTGCAGCCATATTCACGGTATTGATATGCTGAATCATTTCTATCTCGATTATACCATACCGGCCACAACACCGAATTATGAGCGCTATCAGGCGATTATACTCAAAATGTACCAGATAACGGATACTTATATTGGCAAAATGATGAAATTATTCGATGAGGAGACAACGGTGGTGATCGCTTCCGATCACGCGGCCATTGGCAGAGATCGTCATATCATTCATCCCTTGATCGGGGATATGTGGGGATTTAATGTGGGTGTACTGGGGGAATTGGGCTACACCAAGCTTAAAGAAGTCAAAGGTAAAGTGGAAATCGATTGGGAAAATACCCAGGCTGTTGCCCAGCGTGCCACCTATATTTACATCAATCTCAAAGGAAGAGACCCTCAGGGGATAGTGGATCCTAAAGATTATGATGACCTTGTTCGCAGGATCATTGACGATTTATACGCCTACAGAGATCCGCAAACGGGCAAGCGGGTGATCAGCTTAGCCTTGAATCGGTCGGATATGGAGTACTTAAATATGGGAGGCCCCCACTGCGGAGATATCTTCTATATGATGGAGCCCGAATTTAACAGAACCCATGGCAATGGGTTAAGCAATATGAGTCTGAATGGATACTCCTTAAAATGCCTCTTTATGATGGCGGGCGCGGGAGTGAAACAGGGTGAGGTTATCAATCGCCGGGTTCGCATCGTCGATGTTGTGCCAACACTCTGCCATTTAGCCGGCGCTCCGATGGCTCATGATGTGGAAGGCGGCGTAATTTATCAATCCCTTGCAGACTGA
- a CDS encoding trimethylamine methyltransferase family protein, translated as MALKSKLEVLSQEDLVRVHEASLKILRETGVVLLNEEALDIFRTHGAKIENKTVFITEAMVDKALETAPKSFRMQARNDRHSVTVGEGMLVQPNVGPVYIQDLDQGRRKATLEDYANIQKLCQASPVVDLVGSIPVDPSDVAPKDKYHAMMYEILKNTDKPNIGFCANAQEVREQLDLIEIAVGGNLADKHYTSVLVNPLSPLGYGTETLETMIEYVKRNQVLLLAPCIIAGVSGPITLLGTAVLQNVEILAGLVLAQLINPGVPVVYSVASTTGYMKAATYAAGAPEAMLINTASLQMGLDYYHLPTRTMAGITHAKVLDCQAGYETMQSLMLGMLSGAHMTVQSLGVLDAIMATSYEKFVIDEEMISRVRRVKAGIDTSDAALAVDIIQSVGHSGNYLVEMSTFEHFRSLWTPALADWESYADWENAGSEDIGMRANRKFKEILRNAPETFLDPETDKMLKSYIQKVRR; from the coding sequence ATGGCACTTAAATCAAAATTGGAAGTACTGTCTCAGGAAGATCTGGTGCGGGTCCATGAGGCCTCATTAAAGATCCTCAGAGAGACAGGGGTGGTTTTGCTTAATGAGGAAGCCTTAGATATTTTCCGAACCCACGGTGCCAAAATAGAAAACAAAACAGTATTCATTACCGAAGCAATGGTGGATAAGGCCCTGGAAACCGCACCAAAAAGCTTTAGAATGCAGGCCAGAAATGATCGCCATTCAGTTACAGTGGGCGAAGGGATGCTGGTGCAGCCTAATGTCGGGCCGGTTTATATTCAGGATTTGGATCAGGGACGGCGTAAGGCAACTTTGGAGGATTACGCTAATATTCAAAAACTCTGCCAGGCCAGCCCTGTGGTTGATCTTGTCGGCTCAATTCCGGTTGATCCCAGCGATGTGGCGCCCAAAGACAAGTATCATGCCATGATGTATGAAATTTTGAAAAACACGGATAAACCGAATATCGGGTTTTGTGCGAATGCTCAAGAGGTTCGTGAGCAATTGGATCTGATCGAAATAGCAGTAGGCGGTAATCTTGCTGATAAGCACTATACCTCTGTGCTGGTCAATCCCCTCAGTCCTTTGGGGTATGGGACGGAGACCCTGGAAACGATGATCGAGTATGTGAAGCGGAATCAGGTTTTGCTCTTAGCACCCTGTATTATCGCGGGGGTGAGCGGCCCCATAACCCTGCTGGGCACGGCTGTTCTGCAAAATGTCGAGATTCTCGCCGGTTTGGTATTGGCCCAGTTGATCAACCCCGGAGTGCCTGTCGTTTATTCCGTGGCCTCCACCACAGGCTATATGAAGGCGGCAACCTATGCTGCCGGGGCACCTGAAGCCATGCTGATCAATACGGCCAGTTTGCAGATGGGGCTGGACTATTACCATTTGCCGACCAGAACGATGGCGGGCATTACCCATGCCAAGGTATTGGATTGCCAGGCCGGTTATGAGACCATGCAAAGCTTGATGCTGGGGATGCTCAGCGGGGCCCATATGACAGTGCAAAGCCTGGGCGTCTTGGATGCCATCATGGCCACATCTTATGAAAAATTTGTCATTGATGAAGAGATGATCAGCCGGGTCAGGCGGGTCAAAGCTGGAATCGATACGTCGGATGCTGCTTTGGCAGTGGATATTATTCAAAGTGTCGGACATTCGGGAAATTATTTGGTTGAAATGAGTACATTTGAACATTTCCGCTCCCTTTGGACCCCGGCTTTGGCAGACTGGGAATCCTACGCGGATTGGGAAAATGCCGGGTCGGAGGATATTGGCATGAGAGCTAACCGCAAATTTAAAGAAATTTTGCGGAATGCTCCTGAGACGTTCCTCGATCCGGAAACGGATAAAATGCTTAAGTCCTATATTCAAAAAGTTAGACGTTAA
- a CDS encoding EutP/PduV family microcompartment system protein: MHDSKILLIGGVGTGKTTLKQALSDLPLIYQKTQALNFSEVFIDCPGEYLEIPRYYHVIIDLSHQVSEIWALQDATKTYLTYPPKFVRVFRKPVIGVITKIDLPQANLEAARSFLNNAGIAQPFYEISALHKKNIQILRTRIECLTK; encoded by the coding sequence ATGCATGATTCAAAAATATTGCTGATCGGCGGCGTTGGAACAGGCAAAACGACCCTTAAACAAGCTTTAAGCGATCTGCCCCTGATCTATCAAAAAACCCAAGCACTGAACTTTAGTGAAGTTTTTATCGATTGTCCTGGGGAGTATCTGGAGATTCCCCGTTACTATCATGTGATTATCGATCTCAGCCATCAAGTTTCGGAAATTTGGGCGCTGCAGGATGCTACGAAGACTTACTTAACTTATCCTCCGAAGTTTGTCCGCGTTTTTCGTAAACCGGTCATCGGCGTGATCACTAAGATCGATTTACCCCAGGCCAATTTAGAAGCTGCCCGCTCTTTCTTGAACAATGCAGGGATTGCTCAGCCCTTTTATGAGATCTCGGCTCTCCATAAAAAGAATATCCAGATCCTAAGAACTAGGATTGAGTGTTTAACTAAGTAA
- a CDS encoding corrinoid protein, with the protein MSDFAQLAQLVFQGNAASVKEKTQSMLDHGADPFAIISDGLLAGMDIVSPKFKAGEMYVPEVMMCARALGEGMKLVKPLIAGKETAVSKTIVIGTVAGDLHDIGKNLVVMILESGGFNVVDLGVDVSPAKFVEAIQEHNAQVVGLSALLTTTMLNMKGTIDLIAEAGLRDRVKVMIGGAPVSQNFADEIGADGYCADAMAAKDMAKGFLN; encoded by the coding sequence ATGAGTGATTTTGCCCAATTGGCCCAACTTGTTTTCCAGGGAAATGCCGCTTCGGTGAAGGAGAAGACTCAGAGCATGCTCGATCATGGTGCCGATCCTTTTGCGATCATATCGGATGGCCTTTTAGCGGGTATGGATATTGTGTCTCCTAAATTCAAGGCGGGAGAGATGTATGTACCTGAAGTTATGATGTGTGCCCGCGCTCTGGGTGAAGGGATGAAGTTAGTAAAACCCTTGATCGCGGGGAAAGAAACGGCGGTATCTAAAACCATCGTTATCGGAACAGTAGCAGGAGACTTGCATGATATTGGCAAAAATTTGGTTGTCATGATTTTAGAAAGCGGCGGCTTTAATGTGGTCGATCTGGGTGTCGATGTATCACCTGCTAAATTTGTTGAAGCCATTCAAGAGCACAACGCTCAAGTAGTCGGTTTATCCGCCCTGCTGACAACGACTATGTTGAACATGAAAGGGACTATCGATCTGATTGCTGAAGCGGGACTTCGTGATCGGGTTAAGGTGATGATCGGCGGCGCACCTGTTTCACAAAATTTCGCGGATGAAATCGGAGCGGATGGGTACTGTGCAGATGCTATGGCCGCCAAAGATATGGCCAAAGGATTTTTGAATTAA